The following are encoded together in the Weissella soli genome:
- a CDS encoding ECF transporter S component, translating into MNSTRRLTLIGLLSAIAFVLMVFASFPIIPGVSFLKVDLSFIPVFIGALLLDLKAGYWIIIIRSVLKLLLNNSGVNDYIGLPMNMIAFAVLLTILYFFIKKETVFTAVVGLVLGTVMLTVMMVLLNYVYAIPLYTKFANFNIQQIFGISKYLISMVIPFNLVQGVILSGLSYLIFVPMRRFIKHTNPAFS; encoded by the coding sequence ATGAATTCTACACGTCGTCTTACGTTGATTGGCTTATTGTCAGCCATTGCTTTTGTGTTAATGGTTTTTGCATCATTTCCAATTATTCCGGGAGTTTCCTTTTTGAAGGTGGATCTTTCATTTATTCCTGTCTTTATTGGCGCATTATTATTGGATTTGAAGGCAGGTTACTGGATTATTATCATTCGGTCTGTTTTGAAGCTCTTGCTAAATAACAGTGGGGTCAACGATTATATTGGCCTACCAATGAATATGATCGCCTTTGCCGTGCTGCTAACCATCTTGTATTTTTTCATCAAGAAGGAAACGGTGTTCACGGCGGTTGTCGGCTTGGTCCTAGGGACGGTGATGCTCACGGTCATGATGGTCTTGCTGAACTATGTTTATGCGATTCCGCTCTATACCAAGTTTGCTAATTTCAACATTCAACAGATTTTTGGTATCAGCAAGTATCTCATTAGCATGGTGATACCGTTTAATTTGGTGCAGGGTGTCATTCTCAGTGGGCTCAGCTACCTGATCTTTGTACCAATGCGTCGCTTTATCAAACATACGAATCCGGCATTTAGTTAG
- a CDS encoding RecQ family ATP-dependent DNA helicase, protein MTNLNKVLKERFGFNEFKPGQAAILEALIAGQNVVGILPTGGGKSLIYQMMGSLRPGVVLIVSPLLSLMQDQVGRLNFLGEAKAIALNSTLDQQTRTDVLRHLGDFHYIFVSPEMLTNPSIQRALRQVQINLMVVDEAHTIVSWGPDFRPEYLQLAAIHAQLNRPQLLLLTATATQKMLASMLTVMQLDVQHTKIVRLSVNRENIYLQTTTLDNEGQKREEVRRLVQQLRGPGVIYFASRKLATSMAGWLNDHTDLRVAAYHAGLDAVARFTIQQQFMQDELDVITATSAFGMGIDKNDIRYVIHYHLSRSMADYVQEFGRAGRDGQSSIAIQLYVPGDERLQLDMIRSTIPSEQTVTQVYGKQIDETLLDATQLELIHYYQSQNISASAASAIFARRLRERLNELQHLLHYVTLTSGLRDELLTTFDEPVSGDVHHEGQGVLTVADIQNLGLMRQPITVTDTSDARPSWQQKIDKLFNIK, encoded by the coding sequence ATGACAAATTTGAATAAAGTTCTCAAAGAACGGTTTGGGTTCAATGAATTTAAACCTGGTCAAGCGGCAATTTTAGAGGCCTTGATTGCCGGTCAGAATGTCGTTGGTATTTTACCAACAGGGGGTGGGAAGTCATTGATTTATCAAATGATGGGTTCTTTACGGCCTGGGGTGGTATTGATTGTCAGTCCCCTCTTATCCTTAATGCAAGATCAAGTGGGCCGGCTCAATTTTTTAGGTGAGGCGAAAGCGATTGCCTTAAATTCAACCCTTGATCAGCAAACACGTACGGATGTATTACGCCATTTAGGCGATTTTCACTATATTTTTGTCTCGCCAGAAATGTTGACTAATCCCAGCATTCAACGGGCGCTACGTCAAGTGCAGATTAATCTGATGGTTGTAGATGAAGCCCATACGATTGTTTCTTGGGGACCCGATTTTCGGCCGGAATACTTACAATTAGCTGCTATCCATGCACAATTAAACCGACCCCAATTGTTACTATTGACGGCAACTGCAACACAAAAGATGTTGGCAAGTATGCTAACGGTGATGCAGCTGGATGTGCAACACACCAAAATAGTCCGGCTATCAGTCAATCGTGAAAATATCTATCTGCAAACAACGACCCTGGATAATGAAGGCCAAAAACGAGAAGAAGTCCGCCGATTGGTGCAGCAATTACGAGGCCCGGGTGTGATCTATTTTGCGTCACGTAAACTCGCGACGAGTATGGCCGGTTGGTTGAACGACCATACTGATCTACGGGTGGCAGCGTATCATGCTGGGCTAGATGCCGTAGCGCGCTTTACGATTCAGCAACAGTTTATGCAAGATGAGTTGGATGTTATTACAGCGACTTCGGCCTTTGGCATGGGGATTGATAAAAATGATATTCGCTATGTGATTCATTATCATTTAAGTCGCTCCATGGCTGATTACGTGCAAGAATTTGGCCGGGCAGGACGTGATGGCCAGTCGTCGATTGCGATTCAACTGTATGTGCCAGGGGATGAACGTTTACAATTAGATATGATTAGGAGTACCATTCCGAGTGAACAGACTGTGACACAGGTGTATGGTAAACAAATCGACGAGACATTGTTAGATGCCACGCAGCTTGAACTTATTCACTATTATCAAAGTCAAAATATCTCGGCCAGTGCCGCCAGTGCCATCTTTGCGCGGCGCTTACGGGAGCGTTTAAATGAGTTACAACACCTCTTGCATTATGTCACCCTTACCAGTGGGCTGCGGGATGAGCTTTTAACGACTTTTGATGAGCCAGTTAGTGGGGATGTTCACCATGAAGGCCAAGGCGTCCTGACAGTGGCGGATATCCAAAATTTGGGATTAATGCGTCAGCCGATCACCGTAACCGATACCAGCGATGCAAGACCCAGCTGGCAACAAAAAATTGATAAACTGTTTAATATAAAGTAA
- a CDS encoding peptidoglycan-binding protein, with amino-acid sequence MDKHDKESKPWEASFSSEEPAQKYSRSANRRKSRQVSVIVGLFVTIIMILSFIPIYNYLQELNKPNNTTAISALSSAKTTTSISKVDKVTKSEKKAAQKASSEKKATSASEAKAKSESVAKAKSASLAKSSSAASSASASSSSSSSTGTTAVFSSGTLYSFAVSHDTTPEALYTLNSGLTASNYTSYYGKSLRVK; translated from the coding sequence ATGGACAAGCATGACAAAGAATCAAAGCCCTGGGAGGCTTCATTTTCAAGTGAAGAACCGGCTCAAAAATATTCTCGTTCAGCCAATCGTCGCAAGTCACGTCAAGTCAGCGTGATTGTGGGATTGTTTGTCACGATCATCATGATTTTGTCGTTTATTCCAATCTATAACTACTTGCAAGAACTTAACAAGCCTAATAACACCACGGCAATTTCGGCACTATCATCTGCCAAGACAACCACCTCAATTAGTAAGGTTGATAAGGTCACTAAGTCTGAGAAGAAGGCAGCCCAAAAGGCATCTTCTGAGAAGAAAGCTACGTCAGCTTCCGAGGCAAAAGCGAAGTCTGAATCAGTTGCTAAGGCAAAGTCAGCGTCATTGGCTAAGAGTAGTTCCGCAGCTAGCAGCGCGAGCGCATCTAGTTCTAGTTCTAGTTCAACCGGTACAACGGCGGTCTTTTCATCAGGCACTTTATATAGTTTTGCGGTGAGTCACGATACCACGCCAGAAGCTTTGTACACCCTGAACAGTGGGCTAACAGCTAGTAATTACACTAGTTACTATGGTAAGAGCCTCCGGGTCAAATAA
- the cmk gene encoding (d)CMP kinase, which produces MEPIQIAIDGPASAGKSTIAKILATDLNFVYVDTGAMYRSVTLAALKQGVNPAAEADVIALLPHLEISFAPGNPVQKVFLNGEEVTDDIRSNAVTGNVSAVASYGAVRTAMVAQQRQIAAQGGVVMDGRDIGTTVLPDAEVKVFLIASVKERALRRFKENQAKGMTETLAEIEAAVEKRDYLDSHREISPLKKAADAVELDTTGLSIDGVVDAVKQIIAEKVGK; this is translated from the coding sequence ATGGAACCAATACAAATTGCGATTGATGGACCGGCATCAGCTGGTAAATCAACGATTGCTAAAATTTTAGCGACAGATTTAAATTTTGTGTACGTGGATACTGGGGCGATGTATCGATCAGTTACCTTGGCAGCTTTGAAGCAAGGCGTTAATCCTGCAGCGGAGGCGGATGTGATTGCCTTACTCCCCCATCTTGAAATTTCGTTTGCACCAGGCAACCCAGTCCAAAAAGTGTTCTTAAACGGTGAAGAAGTCACTGATGACATTCGTTCTAATGCCGTGACGGGCAATGTCTCAGCTGTTGCTTCATATGGCGCAGTTCGGACGGCGATGGTTGCCCAACAACGGCAGATTGCAGCCCAGGGTGGGGTTGTCATGGATGGGCGTGATATTGGCACCACGGTCTTACCAGACGCTGAGGTCAAGGTATTCTTGATTGCTTCAGTCAAGGAGCGGGCCTTACGTCGTTTCAAGGAAAATCAAGCTAAGGGAATGACCGAAACACTGGCAGAAATTGAAGCAGCAGTTGAGAAGCGGGACTACTTGGATTCACATCGTGAAATTAGTCCTTTAAAAAAAGCGGCAGATGCGGTAGAATTAGATACTACGGGACTATCTATTGACGGTGTGGTTGATGCAGTTAAGCAAATCATCGCTGAAAAGGTTGGAAAGTAA
- the rpsA gene encoding 30S ribosomal protein S1, whose translation MNEENNELLAALDAQPTVEVGAVVTGEVLAIDNDRQVVIGIDGTGVEGVIPVRELTSDRDANVEDLVKVGDKIEAVVKMPVTSETTGYSYILSKKALDARRAWEEAASKLTEGEIVEAPVSQVVKGGLVVDVNGVRGFIPASMIENRFVQDLNQYKGQTVKAKIIELNASENRLILSRRDVLNEERSAALARIFDTMAVGDVVEGKVARMTNFGAFIDLGGVDGLVHVSEISHERVSQPSDVLSVGEVVKVKVLGLDKDKERISLSIKATQPGPWQKAAEEAPEGTVLEGTVKRVVDFGAFVEVFPGVEGLVHVSQISHKHVENPSDVLTAGEKVQVKVLDVNPDKQRLSLSIKALQEAPAREERSSSNNSNNNSGERRSNNGGNRRGGNNNRRNNAPMNYSTTEEEGSATLGDLFNLKDFD comes from the coding sequence ATGAACGAAGAGAACAACGAGCTATTAGCAGCTCTTGACGCGCAACCAACTGTTGAAGTTGGTGCTGTTGTCACGGGTGAAGTTTTGGCAATCGACAACGACCGTCAAGTGGTTATTGGTATCGATGGCACTGGTGTAGAGGGTGTTATCCCTGTACGCGAGTTGACTTCAGACCGTGACGCTAACGTCGAGGACTTAGTCAAGGTTGGCGACAAGATTGAGGCAGTAGTTAAGATGCCAGTAACTTCAGAAACTACTGGTTACTCATACATCTTGTCAAAGAAGGCCCTTGATGCTCGTCGTGCTTGGGAAGAAGCTGCAAGCAAGCTTACCGAAGGTGAAATTGTTGAAGCACCTGTTTCTCAAGTCGTTAAGGGTGGTTTGGTTGTCGATGTTAATGGTGTTCGTGGATTTATCCCTGCATCAATGATCGAAAACCGTTTTGTCCAAGATTTGAACCAATACAAGGGTCAAACTGTTAAGGCAAAGATCATCGAATTGAATGCATCAGAAAATCGTTTGATCTTGTCACGTCGTGACGTATTGAACGAAGAACGCTCAGCAGCATTGGCACGTATCTTTGATACGATGGCTGTTGGTGATGTTGTTGAAGGTAAGGTTGCTCGTATGACTAACTTTGGTGCCTTCATCGACTTGGGCGGTGTTGATGGATTGGTTCACGTGTCAGAAATTTCACACGAACGCGTTTCACAACCTTCAGATGTTTTGTCAGTTGGCGAAGTAGTTAAGGTTAAGGTTTTGGGCTTGGATAAGGACAAAGAGCGTATCTCATTGTCAATCAAGGCTACACAACCTGGTCCTTGGCAAAAGGCTGCTGAAGAAGCTCCAGAAGGAACTGTTCTTGAAGGAACTGTTAAGCGTGTGGTAGACTTCGGTGCATTCGTCGAAGTATTCCCTGGTGTTGAAGGTTTGGTCCACGTGTCACAAATCTCACACAAGCACGTAGAAAACCCTTCTGATGTTTTGACGGCCGGTGAAAAGGTTCAAGTTAAGGTTCTTGATGTGAACCCTGACAAGCAACGTTTGTCATTGTCAATCAAGGCATTGCAAGAGGCACCTGCACGTGAAGAACGTAGCAGCAGCAACAACAGTAACAACAATAGTGGAGAGCGTCGTAGCAACAACGGTGGAAACCGTCGCGGTGGTAACAACAACCGTCGTAACAACGCGCCTATGAACTACTCAACTACTGAAGAAGAGGGTTCAGCCACTTTGGGTGACTTGTTCAACTTGAAGGATTTTGACTAA
- the der gene encoding ribosome biogenesis GTPase Der: MAYPVVAIVGRPNVGKSTIFNNIVGDRISIVEDIPGVTRDRIYARAEWLTREFRMIDTGGIEMSDEPFMSEIKQQAEIAIDEADVIIFMVSGREGLTDADEQVAKILYRSDKPVVLAVNKVDNVEMRNDIFDFYALGFGDPFPISGTHKTGMGDLLDAIVAHFPSDADGQDDDTVRFSFIGRPNVGKSSLVNAMLGEDRVIVSDIAGTTRDAIDTKFTTPDGDEFTMVDTAGIRKRGKVYENTEKYSVMRAMRAIDDSNVVLMVLNAEEGIREQDKHVAGYAHEAGRAIIIVVNKWDTLEKDNHTMKDFEDLIRSEFQYLAYAPIVFVSAKTKQRLDKLPAMIKQVNDNHQRRIQSSTLNDVLMDALALNPAPNMNGKRLRVYYATQVTVQPPTFVVFVNDPELMHFSYERFLENQIRKAFDFTGTPIKIIKRART; the protein is encoded by the coding sequence ATGGCCTATCCAGTTGTCGCCATTGTTGGGCGACCTAACGTCGGAAAGTCAACCATCTTCAACAATATTGTCGGTGATCGAATTTCAATCGTTGAAGATATTCCTGGTGTGACACGTGATCGAATTTATGCACGTGCAGAATGGTTAACTCGTGAATTCCGTATGATTGATACGGGTGGAATCGAGATGAGTGATGAACCATTCATGTCTGAAATTAAGCAACAAGCTGAAATTGCAATTGATGAAGCCGACGTGATTATCTTTATGGTGAGTGGTCGTGAAGGCCTAACTGATGCTGACGAACAAGTCGCTAAAATTTTGTATCGTTCAGATAAGCCAGTTGTTTTAGCGGTTAATAAAGTCGATAACGTTGAAATGCGTAATGACATTTTTGACTTCTATGCATTAGGCTTTGGGGATCCGTTCCCGATTTCAGGTACTCACAAAACCGGTATGGGTGATTTGTTGGATGCCATCGTTGCTCACTTCCCAAGTGATGCTGATGGGCAAGATGATGACACAGTTCGTTTCTCATTTATCGGGCGGCCCAATGTTGGAAAGTCATCATTGGTCAATGCCATGCTTGGTGAAGATCGAGTGATTGTTTCAGATATTGCTGGTACCACGCGTGATGCGATTGATACCAAGTTTACGACACCAGACGGCGATGAATTTACAATGGTCGATACCGCCGGAATTCGTAAGCGTGGTAAGGTCTATGAAAATACTGAAAAGTATTCCGTGATGCGTGCGATGCGTGCCATCGATGATTCTAACGTCGTTTTGATGGTTTTGAATGCCGAAGAAGGTATTCGTGAACAAGACAAGCACGTCGCTGGCTACGCGCATGAAGCTGGGCGTGCGATCATTATCGTCGTTAATAAGTGGGATACGCTTGAAAAAGATAATCATACGATGAAGGACTTTGAAGACCTGATTCGGAGTGAGTTCCAGTACTTGGCCTATGCGCCAATTGTGTTCGTTTCTGCGAAAACAAAGCAACGTTTGGATAAGTTGCCAGCGATGATTAAGCAAGTTAACGACAATCATCAACGTCGTATTCAATCATCAACTTTGAACGATGTGTTGATGGATGCCTTGGCCTTGAATCCAGCGCCTAATATGAATGGTAAGCGTTTGCGCGTCTACTATGCCACTCAAGTGACAGTGCAACCACCAACCTTTGTGGTGTTCGTGAATGATCCAGAATTGATGCATTTCTCATATGAACGTTTCCTCGAAAATCAAATTCGTAAAGCCTTTGATTTTACGGGTACGCCAATTAAGATTATCAAGCGTGCGCGTACTTAA
- a CDS encoding HU family DNA-binding protein, with translation MANKQDLINKVAEAGFSKKDATTAVDATFTAISDLLAKGEKVQLIGFGTFEVRTRAARTGRNPQTGEEIKIAASQIPAFKPGKGLKDAVK, from the coding sequence ATGGCTAACAAGCAGGACTTGATCAACAAGGTCGCTGAAGCAGGCTTCAGCAAGAAGGATGCAACTACTGCAGTTGACGCTACTTTTACAGCAATTTCAGATTTGTTGGCAAAGGGTGAAAAGGTTCAATTGATCGGTTTCGGTACTTTTGAAGTGCGCACACGTGCAGCACGTACTGGACGTAACCCACAAACTGGTGAAGAGATTAAGATTGCTGCATCACAAATCCCTGCTTTTAAGCCTGGTAAGGGATTGAAGGACGCTGTCAAGTAA
- the def gene encoding peptide deformylase: protein MYLMKDIVRDGDPVLRTYAAKVEFPLTEEDQQAMKSMMEYLVVSQDEDENEKYGLRPGVGLAAPQVGIAKMYSAILIPNEDLEELENRDDLPEDELYAFKGVIINPVITRQSVKHAALTMGEGCLSVDEDLPGYVPRANRITVKYQDETGATQEIKLEGYPAIVFQHEIDHLHGTLYYDHINKQDPWDTIDNTKYIG from the coding sequence ATGTATTTAATGAAAGACATCGTACGAGACGGTGACCCCGTTTTGCGTACATATGCAGCCAAAGTTGAATTTCCTTTGACTGAAGAAGATCAACAGGCGATGAAGAGTATGATGGAATATCTGGTTGTCAGCCAAGATGAAGATGAGAACGAAAAGTACGGTTTGCGTCCAGGGGTCGGTTTGGCCGCACCACAGGTTGGGATTGCTAAGATGTACTCAGCGATCTTGATTCCAAATGAAGACTTGGAAGAGCTCGAAAACCGGGACGATTTGCCAGAAGATGAACTTTACGCCTTTAAAGGTGTCATCATCAACCCAGTGATTACCCGACAATCAGTCAAGCATGCCGCCCTGACGATGGGTGAGGGGTGCTTGTCAGTTGATGAAGATTTACCTGGTTATGTGCCACGAGCAAATCGAATCACGGTTAAGTACCAAGATGAAACTGGTGCGACCCAGGAAATTAAGTTAGAGGGTTACCCAGCAATCGTTTTCCAACACGAAATCGACCACTTACATGGCACGTTGTACTATGATCACATTAATAAACAAGATCCATGGGACACCATCGACAACACGAAATACATTGGGTAA
- a CDS encoding UPF0223 family protein translates to MAGDKNFKYPMLDGWSTQDIITVSNLYTAVANAYEGGVNRDELLLAYDQFKQVVPSKAEEKQLDRAFCSESSYSIYRTITTARNAQTKRVIMEG, encoded by the coding sequence ATGGCTGGTGATAAAAATTTTAAATACCCGATGTTAGATGGCTGGTCAACGCAAGACATTATCACCGTGAGTAACTTATACACGGCAGTTGCCAACGCGTACGAGGGCGGTGTGAACCGTGACGAACTATTACTGGCCTATGATCAGTTCAAGCAAGTCGTTCCTAGTAAAGCAGAAGAAAAGCAATTAGATCGCGCGTTTTGTAGCGAATCAAGCTATAGTATCTATCGCACAATCACTACGGCGCGCAATGCGCAAACGAAGCGCGTAATCATGGAGGGTTAG
- a CDS encoding inositol monophosphatase family protein — protein sequence MNTVQLTKLDKTVSGWMHDMQTHVMKRLTQKMTIETKSNHRDLVTNVDRETEQFYVEAIRTFDPQAKILGEEGLGDRVTDMDGHVWFVDPIDGTMNFVKQHAEFASMLAYYEDGQPVMAWIMDVANNQIVHGGPEYGVFLDEQRLEKPNLESLADGLIVLSGARLLYEQYGFPEIAKAALGYRVYGSAGISYLRLLTGRAVGYISYMKPWDFAAGVLLSQALGLTNGTIDGSTLNVLQSGVVLTANEKAFDDIIQIQQK from the coding sequence ATGAACACAGTGCAGTTAACAAAACTAGATAAGACGGTCAGTGGTTGGATGCATGACATGCAAACACATGTGATGAAGCGACTTACCCAAAAGATGACGATCGAAACAAAATCGAATCATCGTGATCTCGTGACCAATGTTGATCGGGAAACAGAACAATTCTATGTTGAAGCGATTCGCACCTTTGACCCGCAAGCCAAAATTCTTGGCGAAGAAGGGCTTGGCGATCGCGTGACTGATATGGATGGTCATGTTTGGTTTGTGGACCCAATCGATGGCACCATGAATTTTGTGAAGCAACATGCTGAATTCGCATCTATGCTGGCATACTATGAAGATGGCCAGCCAGTGATGGCCTGGATTATGGATGTCGCTAATAATCAAATTGTGCATGGTGGCCCGGAGTACGGTGTGTTTTTAGATGAACAACGCTTAGAAAAGCCTAATTTGGAAAGTCTGGCGGATGGATTGATTGTTTTATCAGGCGCACGTTTGTTGTATGAACAGTATGGTTTCCCAGAAATCGCCAAGGCCGCTTTGGGCTATCGTGTCTATGGATCAGCAGGGATTTCATACTTACGATTATTAACCGGTCGGGCGGTTGGATATATTAGTTACATGAAGCCGTGGGATTTCGCCGCGGGCGTTTTATTAAGTCAGGCACTTGGATTGACCAACGGAACGATTGACGGTAGTACGCTAAATGTGCTACAATCAGGGGTAGTTCTGACAGCAAATGAAAAAGCCTTTGATGATATCATTCAGATTCAACAGAAATGA
- the typA gene encoding translational GTPase TypA yields the protein MATRENIRNIAIIAHVDHGKTTLVNELLKQSDTLDSRTEIDDRAMDTNDIEKERGITVLSKNTAVRLGDKQINILDTPGHADFGGEVERIMGMVDGVLLVVDAFEGTMPQTRFVLKKAFEQNLTPIVVVNKIDRPGARPEEVVDEVMNLFIELGSDDIDFPVVFASAMNGTSSLDPALETQEHTMDPIFKLVFEHIPAPVDNSDEPLQFQVAMLDYNDFVGRIGIGRVKRGKIKVGDNVELMKLDGSTKTFRVTKLFGFIGLDRVEIEEALAGDLIALAGMDDINVGETVADASHPEALPILHIDEPTLQMTFRQNDSPFAGREGKFVTARQIQDRLERALETDVSLRVEDTGIAGAWLVSGRGELHLSILIETMRREGFELQASRPEVIYRDIDGVTSEPFESVQIDTPDEWASGVIDALNQRKGEMQNMESVGNGQTRLTYMAPSRGLIGFATEFMTLTRGYGIYNHTYSEYRPVIKNWQPGRRNGALVSITQGSTTNYAIMGVEDRGQMFVGAGVDVYEGMIVGMNSRDNDISVNVTKPKPQSNVRSSNKDQTASIKTPRIMDLEASMEFLNEDEYVEVTPESVRIRKQILNTSEREKASKRKKMASQG from the coding sequence TTGGCTACTCGCGAAAACATTCGTAACATCGCAATCATTGCCCACGTCGACCACGGTAAGACAACTTTGGTTAATGAGTTGTTGAAGCAATCAGATACGTTGGACTCTCGTACGGAGATTGATGACCGTGCCATGGACACCAACGATATTGAAAAGGAACGTGGTATCACGGTTCTTTCAAAGAACACAGCCGTTCGACTTGGCGACAAGCAAATCAACATCTTGGACACACCAGGTCACGCGGACTTCGGTGGAGAAGTTGAACGTATCATGGGTATGGTTGACGGTGTTTTGCTTGTTGTTGATGCCTTTGAAGGTACAATGCCACAAACACGTTTCGTTTTGAAGAAGGCTTTCGAACAAAACTTGACACCAATCGTTGTGGTTAACAAGATTGACCGTCCAGGTGCTCGTCCTGAAGAAGTTGTTGATGAAGTGATGAACTTGTTCATCGAATTGGGTTCAGACGACATTGACTTCCCAGTGGTCTTTGCTTCAGCTATGAACGGAACATCATCATTGGATCCAGCTCTTGAAACTCAAGAGCACACGATGGACCCAATCTTCAAGTTGGTCTTCGAGCACATCCCAGCGCCAGTTGATAACTCAGATGAACCACTACAATTCCAAGTGGCTATGTTGGACTATAACGACTTCGTTGGTCGTATTGGTATTGGCCGTGTGAAGCGTGGAAAGATCAAGGTTGGTGACAACGTTGAATTGATGAAGCTTGATGGATCAACTAAGACATTCCGTGTTACTAAGTTATTTGGTTTCATTGGGTTGGATCGTGTCGAAATTGAAGAAGCCTTGGCCGGTGACTTGATTGCTTTGGCCGGTATGGATGATATCAACGTTGGTGAAACTGTGGCTGACGCTTCTCACCCAGAAGCTTTGCCAATCTTGCACATCGACGAACCTACTTTGCAAATGACTTTCCGTCAAAATGACTCACCATTCGCTGGTCGTGAAGGTAAGTTTGTGACTGCTCGTCAAATTCAAGATCGTTTGGAACGTGCCTTGGAAACTGACGTGTCATTGCGTGTTGAAGACACTGGTATTGCCGGTGCTTGGTTAGTTTCAGGTCGTGGTGAATTGCACTTGTCAATCTTGATTGAAACAATGCGTCGTGAAGGCTTCGAATTGCAAGCTTCACGTCCAGAAGTTATCTATCGTGATATTGATGGGGTGACTTCAGAACCATTTGAATCAGTTCAAATTGACACACCAGACGAATGGGCTTCAGGGGTCATTGACGCCTTGAACCAACGTAAGGGTGAAATGCAAAACATGGAATCTGTTGGTAATGGTCAAACTCGTTTGACTTACATGGCACCTTCACGTGGTTTGATTGGGTTTGCTACTGAATTCATGACTTTGACTCGTGGATATGGTATCTACAACCACACGTATTCAGAGTACCGTCCAGTGATTAAGAACTGGCAACCAGGACGTCGTAATGGAGCTTTGGTTTCAATTACGCAAGGTTCAACGACTAACTACGCCATCATGGGTGTTGAAGATCGTGGTCAAATGTTCGTTGGTGCCGGTGTGGACGTCTACGAAGGTATGATCGTTGGTATGAACTCACGTGACAATGACATCTCAGTTAACGTTACTAAGCCAAAGCCACAATCAAACGTGCGTTCATCAAACAAGGACCAAACTGCAAGCATCAAGACACCACGTATCATGGATCTTGAAGCTTCAATGGAATTCTTGAATGAAGACGAATATGTTGAAGTTACACCTGAAAGCGTTCGTATTCGTAAGCAAATTTTGAATACATCAGAACGTGAGAAGGCTTCTAAGCGTAAGAAGATGGCTTCTCAAGGTTAA